The following DNA comes from Candidatus Thermoplasmatota archaeon.
AAGGTGTTTGACGAACGTTTCAGTCACGGAGAGAGAGGAGGAATGGGCTTAGGCCTATATATCGTGAAAAAAAACAATTGAAAGATATGGTGGTAGTGTTCATATTGAGGATAATAAACCAAATGGCTGTATTTTTGTTATAAAATTGAAGAGATGTAAAGGCAGTGAATTTGAGGGGGGTGAAAATGGGAGATGAAGATAAGACAAAAGAGGAACTCACAAAAGAGCTAGCAGAGCTCCGTCAGCGAGTTGTTGAATTAGAGAAAGCAGAGGAAAAGTTAAAAGAAAGTGAAGAAAAATACCGCACAACTTTTGAAAATACTGGAACTGCAATGGCAATTTTAGAAGAAGATACTACAATTTCTTTAGTTAATTCTCAATTTGAGAAATTATCTGGCTATTCAAAAAAAGAAATCGAAGGGAAAATGAGCTGGACTAAATTCGTCCATCCAGATGACCTGGAAAAAATGATTGAATATCACAAGAAACGTAGAAAAAAGCCCGAGGAAGTTCCAAAGGCATACGAATTTAGAGCTATAGATAAAAATGGAAACATTATAAATATGCTCATCAATGTCGATTTAATTCCTGGAACAAAAAAATCTGTTATATCTCTTATTGATACCACCGAGTTAAAGCGGGCGGAGGAGGAGCTGCAGAAGAGTGAGGAAAAATATAGAAGTTTGGTTGAAAATATTAATACAGGCATATATAGAAATACAC
Coding sequences within:
- a CDS encoding PAS domain-containing protein, producing MGDEDKTKEELTKELAELRQRVVELEKAEEKLKESEEKYRTTFENTGTAMAILEEDTTISLVNSQFEKLSGYSKKEIEGKMSWTKFVHPDDLEKMIEYHKKRRKKPEEVPKAYEFRAIDKNGNIINMLINVDLIPGTKKSVISLIDTTELKRAEEELQKSEEKYRSLVENINTGIYRNTPGTKGKFIEANPAIIEMFGYGNRKEFLKINVSDLYQNSEDRKKFNEKILKNGFVRNEELKLKKKDGTLIWASVTATAVYDENGEVKYYDGMIEDITER